One Vibrio tapetis subsp. tapetis DNA segment encodes these proteins:
- a CDS encoding methyl-accepting chemotaxis protein encodes MINSILNQFSVSAKIRFIIVFASLLILGAKVVSAYSLKEQILEERNAAAKALVESTISQIDNLTKSRTVPVLQGSELSVEQLKKLALQQIQSTRYGENGYLWVNDLNGNMLMHPIKPELNGQNMIKSNTDYVAYAFKQFVTIANLKGSGFVSYQWPNPGETLLQNKVSFVGKASFLPWVVGTGVYIDDVEDAFQQELISTALYTVLFVLALFIVSAVIAKNITKPLQRITKTMTLIAEEKDLSISMKNTGRDELSHMAKAFNKMNSNLRDVVVNIHGNTDSLASQAEELSCVSHQIQAGIEEQKKQTLSVIERVDVLSKSSSGVSDKAKYALAATNESHQTVSDGHDEVAQNIEAIQSVSNHVKDAVSVADKLDSSSQQIGNILDVIKHIADQTNLLALNAAIEAARAGEQGRGFAVVADEVRTLAQRTQESTGNIQTIITELQEGVHQTVLSMKACEEKTEIGITSATRCGQALESIKSSVNSLNEVAGDIVDSTEQQQQQISSISHSVSSISAVTEQTQSGTHHTAQSSEQLSNMAQQLNGLVNKFKI; translated from the coding sequence ATGATTAATAGCATACTCAATCAATTCAGTGTTTCAGCCAAAATACGCTTCATTATTGTGTTTGCCAGTTTGCTCATTTTGGGCGCTAAAGTTGTGTCAGCCTATTCTCTCAAAGAACAAATATTGGAAGAACGGAACGCAGCAGCAAAAGCCTTAGTCGAGAGCACCATCAGTCAAATAGACAATCTGACAAAATCGAGAACGGTTCCAGTGCTCCAGGGTAGTGAATTGTCTGTTGAACAACTTAAAAAACTGGCCTTACAGCAGATTCAATCTACCCGATATGGGGAAAATGGTTATCTTTGGGTTAATGATCTTAATGGCAACATGTTGATGCACCCAATTAAGCCTGAACTTAATGGCCAAAACATGATTAAAAGTAATACCGATTACGTCGCGTATGCGTTTAAGCAATTTGTTACGATTGCCAACCTAAAGGGCAGCGGCTTTGTCTCCTATCAATGGCCTAACCCTGGAGAGACATTGCTCCAAAACAAGGTCTCTTTTGTTGGTAAAGCCTCTTTCTTACCTTGGGTTGTTGGTACCGGTGTTTACATTGATGACGTAGAAGACGCTTTTCAACAGGAACTGATTTCCACCGCTTTGTACACAGTGCTGTTTGTCTTAGCCCTGTTCATCGTTTCAGCCGTGATCGCTAAAAACATCACCAAGCCATTGCAGCGAATAACAAAAACCATGACGCTCATAGCGGAAGAGAAAGATCTGAGCATCTCGATGAAAAATACAGGCCGAGATGAACTGTCGCATATGGCGAAAGCATTCAACAAAATGAATAGTAACCTTCGCGATGTTGTCGTTAATATTCACGGCAATACCGACTCCCTAGCCTCACAAGCTGAAGAGCTCTCATGCGTAAGCCATCAAATACAAGCAGGCATCGAGGAGCAGAAAAAACAAACCTTGTCGGTAATAGAACGGGTCGATGTACTGTCCAAATCATCTTCAGGTGTTTCAGACAAAGCCAAGTACGCCCTCGCAGCGACCAACGAATCGCACCAAACGGTGTCGGATGGGCACGATGAAGTCGCTCAAAATATTGAAGCCATTCAAAGCGTTTCTAACCATGTAAAAGATGCCGTGAGTGTTGCCGATAAACTGGATTCATCTTCTCAGCAAATAGGCAATATTCTTGATGTCATCAAACACATTGCTGACCAAACGAACCTCTTAGCATTAAATGCAGCGATAGAAGCGGCTAGAGCGGGTGAACAGGGAAGAGGCTTTGCTGTTGTGGCAGATGAGGTTAGAACGCTTGCACAGCGTACACAGGAGTCTACGGGTAACATTCAAACCATTATTACCGAGCTGCAAGAAGGCGTTCATCAAACAGTGCTCAGCATGAAAGCATGCGAAGAAAAAACAGAAATCGGCATCACCAGCGCAACACGTTGTGGACAGGCTCTTGAAAGTATTAAGTCTTCTGTCAACTCACTGAACGAAGTGGCCGGCGATATTGTTGACTCTACGGAGCAACAGCAACAGCAAATATCCAGTATCAGTCATAGTGTCAGTAGCATTTCAGCGGTGACGGAACAAACCCAATCTGGCACTCACCACACCGCGCAATCGAGTGAACAACTTAGCAACATGGCGCAGCAACTCAATGGCTTAGTTAACAAGTTTAAGATTTAG